Below is a window of Sporosarcina ureae DNA.
GAAATCCGTCTTCACTTCTTTCATGCAGTATACAAAAAGTGCCTATAAGAAAAGAAAGGCATTCCAAAGAAGCCTTTCTTGAAAGGTGAAAAATTTGAGCGAGTGAAGACTGGGCTAAGCTGCTTTCTTATATGTATGATAGAGACCATTTAGTACAGGCATCGCCTCAAGTTTTGTCTCTTCCACTGAAGTTGGGAAATATGTTGGTGATGTAATTGGCGTCTGGCCGTTGATGCCTTGATGTGTGCGATCATTGTTGTAATAGCTGATGTATTCTTGTAACAGCTAATGTAAATGCCGCTCATTCAGTGGGATGATGTGGTCCAATAGTTCTCTCTTCATGGTTCCAATGACTCTTTCTGCGTAAGGACTTTGCCATGGCGAGCGATTGTTTTACTATAATAAGTAACAACATCGTTCTAGTATGCTATTCTTATAATATTACAATAAAGATGGTGAAACGATGAAGATTGTCTTTTTTATTTTGCTGGTTCTCCCCATACCTCTCTATATTAACGATCATCCCTTTTTATTTTGGCTTGCAGTGTGCAATGCAGCATCGTATCTAGTTGTAGGATTATTGATTCCTCATATAATAGCTAAGTCAGCTATGGACAAGTTCAAGTCAACAATAGATATGTTGAAACAACAAGGAGCTACTCCGGAAGAAATAGAAAAAGCATTTCAGGAAGAAATAGTGATTACAGAACAAGATCGTCAAGCAGTGCCAATTTGGATTTATTACATATCTTTTAGCCATGTATTAATTGGTGCAGTATTAAGCGGTACCGGCATCTTATTTTTATTCAGGTAAGTAAACCGAAGGTATATGCACATCGCATAGTTCAGAAAAATTCTGAAAATATGTTGTTGTAAATGGATAAGTGTCTTTTGATCGAGTTCATTGGTTAGGGAGCTTTTTTCTGTTTCGATTGAATTTCCAAATATATATTATAATTATGAATAATATAAACAAGCCTAAATTGCAATATTAAATTAGCCACTTAGATAAAATCCAGTGTATGTATGAAGGGGAATGTGATCCCTCAATTAACGGGTTAGTTTTGGAAATACTATGCTAACCTAGCCAACTCTTCTTCAAACAAAACGGATGGCTGTCGATAGTTCAAAATCTTCCTAGGCAACTGATTCAGTGTCTGATAAATACGTTGAATAGACTCTGTAGAGTAATCAGAAATTGCTTTTCCTTTGGGAATATATCGTCTGAGCAGACCATTGTGTCGCTCGTTAGATCCTCTTTCATACGGTGCATATGGACGAGCGAAATAGACGTCAGTAACACCTTGAAGACTCTTTGTCAGATTAGAAAACTCGCTGCCGTTATCCGACGTAATCGTTTTGAATACTTGAGAAAACAGCTCACCAAAATCCTGTCGTAACTGGTTGATCGCAAAGTCCACCGAATCATGATCTTGATCATCTAGGAGGATGGCATAATAGTTTCTCGTTTTACGTTCAACGAGCGTCAATAATGCGTTGTCATCAGACTTCTGTCCTTCTACCGTATCAATTTCCCAATGACCGAATTCTTGACGATCTTCAATTTCAACGGGACGTTCAGCGATGCTCATGCCCAAAATACGACGGTTTCTTCGGATGTGTTTCACTTTGGTGTTCCGTCTCAGTTTCATCGGCAAGTCTATATTTCGAACGCGTAATACGTCTAAATCAATGTAGTTATACAGGGTTTTCGTGGACACAGTAGGTCGGTCTTTCCACTCTTCTTGAAGGCTTGTAAACCCGACGACTGCGTCTGGTGACCAGTCCTGATCTAGGATTTTATCACACGCGAAATTGACAAATTCATTGGCCATAAGCAGCTTACTTTTTGCGCCGCACTGAAGTCGATTTCGTTCATATATCGCCTGTCCCGTTTCAGCGAAATAGGCTGTATAGGATGTGCGTCCAGTTTTGAGTTGGATTGTGGTTCCACGCTTTAATTCATTCGCGATGGTTTGATGAACGCGTCCTAAGCGTCTACCGATCTCTCGGTTGGTATGTCCATCCTTGTGAAGCGCCTCGATTTGACCGCGCTCAAAAGCTGACAGGTGTTTATTTTTACGGTTTTGTATGGTACTCTCAAGTTGTGCCACTATAAAACTTCCTCTCATTGTTAGTCTCGCAACTTCAATGATACACGAATTTTATAGTGGCATTTTTTTGTTTGGATTTAGGTGGCTAACTTGATTGTACAATTGGCCTAATATAAACAAGCCTTACTTCCTTTGTGGAGGTAAGGCTTATTTTAATTGGAGGGATTTAAACGATGAAGTATGAATTACAGACGGAACAAATGGAGTTATTAGTAGTAAAAGAAGAGACAAAGAAACCTGTTCCAGCAAAACGAGTAGACATTGTATCCTTACGCATGGTGAAGGAATCATGCTTACTGTATAAGAATCGTTCGATTAAGAGTCCTGAAGACGGATTTCATCTGTTCAAGCAGTTCTTAGGCGAACTAGACCGAGAATATTTTGTCATCATGTGTCTAGATGTAAAGAATCAACCGACTGCTATTAATGTGTGTCATGTTGGAAGCTTGAATGCTAGCATCGTTCATCCAAGAGAAGTCATGAAAACTGCCATTCTCTCTAACTCTTGTTCCATCATCGTTGCCCACAATCATCCGTCAGGTAATCCAACTCCAAGTGCGGAGGACATCTCTGTAACAAAACGATTGAAAGAAGCAGGTGAAATCATGGGGATTGATGTACTTGACCATCTCATCATTGGAGAAGACACGTTTGTATCATTAAAAGAAAAGGGGTATCTATGATGACTACACAAGGGAATCAAGGGGTTCTCATCTCCAGAGAAGTTCAATGGTTTGTTGACACGTTACGGAAAGATTATGGAATACGGGTAACTGCACAAGAAGTAGGGTATGAAGGATTGGAACTTGGCATGGATGAAGTAGATGAAGTATTCATTCCGAAAGAACTGTTTGAAGTTATACCCACAACCATGCTCTATGAATTGATGGTTGTGGATGATTCAAAAGGGAATGTGTGGTCCGGAACGATTGGCTTCTACCCGAATTCTCCTGAATGGTGTTTACAAGTCATCATGAAGAACGATGAATTACAGCTGAGAAAACTATTGTCGCTTCTTGACTGAATCACACGACAAAACTACTTAACCTAGCTACTTTTCTCACGACAATTCTACGTTGAAAAAAGTTAAAGCAGCACAACTGTTGCAGGGTAAGAAAACCGATGATTGTCATGCGACTAAAAGAGGCGACAGTATTATATATTCTGTCGTCAGTTTCAGTGAGTGCCTAATTAAATCTAAAGGAGATGCTTTTATGTGGAAGACTCTTGCAACAACCATTCTGGTAACCGTGTTGGCAGAGGTGGCAAAAGAACTGACGCTCTTTCAAGAAACGAATAAACCAACAGTAGACAGGAAGGGATAAGAATGAAACCACGGATTCCATTGACGTGTCCCTGTATTGAACGCTTAATCCAGTTACTCATTCAGCTCATCAAAGATAAGTAAGGTAAGCTATGAATGCCTATTACGAAGGTGTTCATGGCTTCTTTTTTTACTCAGTTATCTAATCAGGAGGAACAGACATGCACCCATCCATTGAATCATTTACACGCTGGCTATTTGAAGAAGGACGTTCTCCTCGAACGATTGAATCTTACGGTTCAGACATTAAAGGATTCCAGCAGTTCCTACGGGAAAAGGCAGTGGGAGAAGACCAACCTCTTTCATGCTACTCATTTGTTCGATTCAAAGAACACTTGTTCAAAGAAGAATACGCTGTAGCAACAATTAACAAAAAGATTAATAATCTAAAGGTATACAATGATTTTCTGCGAATCCAAGCTATAGTCAACGAGTCAATTATTGTATTAAAGAGAGATCGAATTAAAATAGCGGCAGGAAGTGAGGTTGTAGTTGAAGCTCTTTCAGATGAACAGGTAGAGCACTTACTGTGTTATGTTGAAAATCGAAACAAGGTCAGTACTAGAAATAAGTTAATCGTCTACATTTTGATGTATACAGGCATAAGAGTGAGTGAACTTGTTGGCATTAAGCTTGTAGACATTGATTTTCTCGAAAGTCATCTTACTGTGATGGGGAAAGGTGGAAAGAGACGTGAAATCGGCTTAAGACAGGAAGTGCTGGGGTTGATAAGGGAGTACATCAAGGAAGAGCGTTCTGCGTCTGTTTTCCACCAAAGTGGCTATCTTTTGGTGAGCCAGCGTAGTGAGAAGATGCATCGTGATGCAGTGAGGAGTTGGTTAGCGAACATTTCAACTGATGTAGGGTTTAAATTGTATCCGCATATTTTCAGGCACACATTTTGTTCCACCTTGTTACGACGTGGGGTGAATCTAACGACAGTCAGTAAAATCGCAGGTCATTCTTCTGTAAATTTGACTGCCAAATTCTATATTCAAACGACAAGAGCAGAGAAGATGGATGCAGTGAATAAACTGTAAGCCATCTTCTCCATTTGTAAGATGATTAAATCACTGGTAGGAATTGCTTTGTAATACATCAAAGAATGCTTCTGTTTCAGCGTCCATATTAACCAACATGATTAGAGAATCCATATCAATGGTTACCTTTAGTAGAACATTTGGAAAGGCTTGTTGTAGGTGGAAGGCATATTGTGAGGCTTTCCCCTTCTCTGTTTGTAGGTACTGAATTGATACGTTCTGATAAATCGTAGGTGATTGGCTCTCATTTAGTGCTTTTAATTCGTTGATATGAAAAGTCTGTAACGTGTTGACAGTCATTTGGTATGGTTGTCCTTTATCTGCCTGTTCGATATTTAGCTCCTGTAAATAACGAGAGAGTGTTCCTTGTGAAATGAAAATTTTACGTTCTTCAAGTGCTTCGATCATACTTAGTTGTGTATAAAAATCTTCTTCTTGCAGGAGAGCGATAATGGCTTGTATTCGTTCTGCTTTCTCAGAAGTAGGTTTCAAAGTAAGTCTATTTGTGTTCGTCATGATTTCAACCTCTTTTCCTAAAAAAATCTATCTTTTTTTCTATTTCTTTTTCATGGCTTTTCCATTGCAAGATACCATCAAGGCTTCTTCTGCTAGCGTTAACGTCTGAATAATAGTATACACTTAGTCGCTCATTAACAACAACTAATTTATTCAATTCCAATACATATTTTAAATAGTAAAGTGGATATATAGAGGATTTATGAATATATGTTGTTCAAAAACGTTGCAATGAAAGCATTCGTGTATTTACATATGAATACAAAAAGAGTATTCTAAATCTAGTTCCAACAGCAACACACAAAAAGAAAGATGGAGGGATAAGATGAAGTTTTACAAACAAGTATGTACTCTCCAAGTTGCACTTAATGTGCTAGTGCCAGAAAGTACAATCCGTGTAGGATTATATTATTTTAAGAGATGCATCTTCACATTTATGAAAGAGCATGAAGGTGGTAGTCCAACACGTGAGTATGAGAAAAACCTTTCTGCTGACATCACAAATGTACTCACTGAAACTGTGTCAGAAGGAAACTTCACTAGCGATGGAGACATGTTGATGTACTCCGTACAACCAAAGAAACTACGAGGATACGGTGAGTTGGAAGCAATGGAATCGATGGCGAATTGGCAAGTAGAATACCTGCTTGAATCATTCAGCGCAGAACCAGACTTGTTGAGTCGATTAATCGGTATGGAACTCGTTATCGATGCAATCCACTACGCAGATCCAGTAAAAAAAGTGACTGAACACAGACAAGAACTGGAGGAAAGCAAATGTTAACAGCAACAATTCACAACACGAACGTTAAGATACATAGTGATTTTTTAGATGAGCGAGAGCGTTTTTGCGATATGATCGGTTTTTATCAAATCAATGTAGATTTGACAGCATGCAAAGATGCTATAGAAGAAGAGTCAACGGTTGAACAAGTGAAACGTGCATTGAATAATGAAAAGGAAATTATCACCTACACCTTGGTGGATGGAAAACTTACCTGTCTGTGTAGTACACCAGATGCTATGTTGATTATTTACCCTCACTTGCTTGGACCAGTGATTGAAAAGAAGGTAAATGCTTTAGCAGTGATGCTATCTAGTATTCAAAGACCTTACGATCTTGAATTTTGCCTGACAGGTTTCTATGTACCTGAAGAGTATTAATGTCTATGTTCTTGACAGATGTCTGTTATACCTTCGAACAGACAGTAATGACGAAGTAGGTTAGTCAACTAGCCATGCAGCGACTGGGTGATAAATGATTCACGATTACATATCGGCACGAGCAAGAGTAGTGCCGAAAAAAACTAAAATACGAAATGGAGAGATACGGTATGTATACACAAGCAAACGCTAAATGGTTAGAAGAAAATGGACTAGCATTACCGAAAATGGA
It encodes the following:
- a CDS encoding IS3 family transposase; translation: MLQEYISYYNNDRTHQGINGQTPITSPTYFPTSVEETKLEAMPVLNGLYHTYKKAA
- a CDS encoding IS30 family transposase, which encodes MVAQLESTIQNRKNKHLSAFERGQIEALHKDGHTNREIGRRLGRVHQTIANELKRGTTIQLKTGRTSYTAYFAETGQAIYERNRLQCGAKSKLLMANEFVNFACDKILDQDWSPDAVVGFTSLQEEWKDRPTVSTKTLYNYIDLDVLRVRNIDLPMKLRRNTKVKHIRRNRRILGMSIAERPVEIEDRQEFGHWEIDTVEGQKSDDNALLTLVERKTRNYYAILLDDQDHDSVDFAINQLRQDFGELFSQVFKTITSDNGSEFSNLTKSLQGVTDVYFARPYAPYERGSNERHNGLLRRYIPKGKAISDYSTESIQRIYQTLNQLPRKILNYRQPSVLFEEELARLA
- a CDS encoding JAB domain-containing protein; translated protein: MKYELQTEQMELLVVKEETKKPVPAKRVDIVSLRMVKESCLLYKNRSIKSPEDGFHLFKQFLGELDREYFVIMCLDVKNQPTAINVCHVGSLNASIVHPREVMKTAILSNSCSIIVAHNHPSGNPTPSAEDISVTKRLKEAGEIMGIDVLDHLIIGEDTFVSLKEKGYL
- a CDS encoding tyrosine-type recombinase/integrase — protein: MHPSIESFTRWLFEEGRSPRTIESYGSDIKGFQQFLREKAVGEDQPLSCYSFVRFKEHLFKEEYAVATINKKINNLKVYNDFLRIQAIVNESIIVLKRDRIKIAAGSEVVVEALSDEQVEHLLCYVENRNKVSTRNKLIVYILMYTGIRVSELVGIKLVDIDFLESHLTVMGKGGKRREIGLRQEVLGLIREYIKEERSASVFHQSGYLLVSQRSEKMHRDAVRSWLANISTDVGFKLYPHIFRHTFCSTLLRRGVNLTTVSKIAGHSSVNLTAKFYIQTTRAEKMDAVNKL